The sequence below is a genomic window from Scatophagus argus isolate fScaArg1 chromosome 8, fScaArg1.pri, whole genome shotgun sequence.
ATCTATATCACTTTGTATGGTGAAGTGTGCACAGACAGGAacttcatggtgcattcatgAGCACCTCATAAACTCACAAATCAATACTCAAATGGCCATGATGGGTTGTTTAAAGTGGGACagttgggatttttttctttttactttgaGGAAATATATAGGCCACATCTGTCATCatgttcttgttgtttcattaaaattttttgaaaaataaaattcataaatGCTGCAATTAAGAATTTTATGCTAAAATTGTAACAacaattgaatttccctcgggatcaataaagtatctatctatctatctataacgAAACTTGGGCGGAGCGTCAAAAAGTTAATTTCGGACACTGATTTTGCACCATGCACCGTTTGAAAACAAGGGGTCGCTGCGGGATTTTGGGCTATGGTTCAACAGTAAGGGGTTCACTATtgagagaggaagtgagcaCCTGAAGTGAAGACTCTCGAATCTTTAACTGCACAGTTCTGGGTGTTGGGAGTGATGGTTTGTCAGTCTGTAGGGTCAGAGTCCTGGCTGTTATACTCAGCTGTCTCCATTTTGAGGATGTAGGGAATGATGCTGTCAATAGAGACGTTACCTATCAAGCCAGTGAAGAAGAGCTCCTCTGTGATGCTGGAGTTCATGAGACGCAGGGCTGGGAGACGAGTCAGGATACGTGTTAACCTGGGAAAAGAATGGACAACAACTCCTGATCCAGACTTATGCTTCAACCCTCTGTAACAGCCCTGTGCAGCCCTATCAGATGTGCTTAAGTGCCCATCAACACCTCCTGCCACGTCCGAAATGTATTCACTTTAATGGAGTTTAAACAGGGTGTTATTTAACACTTAGATAAAAGAAGACAATTTCAGAATAGTATTTTCACACAGCACATGGTGTTTAGGTATTACAACTAGCTCAGGCTGATGGGAGGAGGTGTGTCCTGTTCTTATTTTAGATGACAGTTTATTACTTATTGttacaatgtgttttttttaaccaaatcTTAACTACCTGTAATTCACTATGGCTAACTTGCCACTACTATGGTGGGGAGTTCAAGCTGTCTGGTCAGACTGGAGGTATGGATGTACCTGTAGGTGTCATCCGGGTATGTCTTCTGCACGTAGTCCTGCAGCTCCATCAATGCTTTCTCCTGAAACTTCTCAATCTGTCCACTGCTGTCCACACCTGGGTGATCTGATGGgccaaacacacagtgaaaaaaattccaaaatgCAAATAAGTAAGTACggtcatttgtttgtattttagcCCTAATGTCTCTCATATTAACTTGAATATGAAAAGCACACTCACCAGGGCTGAACAAAACTATAGCCTTCAGGTAAGCATATTCGTAGCTGTCAGTCTCCAACCTCGTCATGCTGTTACAAAACTCCTGGAACTTCCAAACATGTTCCATCACCTGCTTCACCCTCTCACTTGAAAGCTTGTCTGGGAGACAACAAAATGTAGATTTCACAATTTTACTTTTAGTTGTCACTTTGAGAAAAATCGTCATCAAAAGCTGAAATTCCTCATCGGTTAGTTAATGACAAATTGCACAGTGTTGTTTGATTGTAGGCCATCTGAGCTATGATGTACAAGACATGGACAAATAAACAATGATGTAGTCCTATTTGGGGCTCATAAATGTAATATTGAAATGTGACAACAGTTCTGCTACGTTTTAGGACTAGTTTGTTATGGTAACAACAAGAAGTTCACATTTCTTGACTTGTGTTTATAAGTATATGTCCTACTGAGAAATGATGACGAGGTCTGTGGTCCATACCATCCTGGATGCTGCTTTGAAGGTGGTTGATGATGGCAGTGAGGATGGTCGACAGGTTCATCACATGAGCACACTGAGCAAGGCCCAGAGTAAACAGCTCATTCCAGCAGGCTCGCACCAAACTGGTGTTTGCCTCCTGACTGAGAAAGAcgaaccaaaaaaaaaaaaaaaaaaaaacagatacagaAGTATGAGCacataaaaagatgaaaatgcacTGCATTCTTATAGTGTTCAcaaagtttaacatttttagttttttgttctgtttattttatttattttgcagtgtcGTGCTGAAATAATCCATTTATGGGACTAAATGGGAGCAGCTGCTGCGTCAAGTGCAACAGCtagcagtaaaatgtattttaattataCCTATACCAGTGTTTGCATGAATATCTTTACATTGGCCCCAACCCATTTGTGCTGTGATTCAAGTATTACAGACAAGTTACACCGTCCAATCTGGTAAGATTGACGCTGCAATGACTTGGAGTCATCAGAGTCCAATTCAGATCAGAGATCAACATGTTAAATTTCCAAAACTGATTAACATAAAGGGACACGGGCGATTAACAGTATAACTGAAGTCTTACTTTGTCAGATGAGTTCTTACCCGAGAGCTGAGAAGGCAGGAATCAAGCGCGCCCAGtgcatggagagaaagagaagtcTAGATGCTGACTCACAGATGTAGTGTACATTCAGATACTCGGGCATGGGGCTGGGCATAGTCAGCTAGACAGAgatgaacacacagagaaggaaaacaaaagaaaggaagtTATTAAGCAAATGTCAACCTACAGATGAATgccagtaaaacaaacacaagcatctTAATTGCCTTGGAAAGAAGGTACTTGAACAGTTTCAGTATGTTTTAACAGAGGTGTTCAAAATACTTGAAGGTGTCACATATATATGCATGCATAACAGTCTTATTAGAGGTCTCCCATTCCCTCACTTGTGGACAGCCGAGTCAGTTTATGTCCCCAAATTATGAATAACATGAGGCAAGTGCGCTTTGGTCCATTAGCTGTATGAGCTGACTTCACCCACCTTAAAGCTGACATGGCTGTCTGTGAGCAGCGGTCCTTCCACCTCAATGATGGGGGTCTCCTGGTCTCGACCAATCAGCTGGATGGTTGTTCCACTGACGCACTGCAATGACTTATCAGCCAGTCTCTGTTCAACCCCTACTTCATGTGGGTTGAAAACTTTGGCCAGGGTGTCAAAGGCACTGTGCACAAAACGCACACGTACgcgcacatgcacgcacgcacacacacacacactttttactGATCTGATCTTGAGTTGGCATAAAGAGTTCCCTAtttataaatcaaataaaaaacagtgaaaaatcacTGTGTAAATCCTCCAACTAATGTCAGTGGTTAAATCATTGAAAACCATACAACCTTAACACATTAAGTCCTGGAGGAAGTATTTGTTTTATCAGCCATTTTAAGCTTTTTCGCCTttgcagaaacaaacatgttccTCTTTAAATAATCCACTGACCTGACACATGGTGTCAAGAACAACTAAGAAAAGAGAACTCACAGAGAGCCTGTTAAAGTGAGTGACGAGACATTGCAGATACctctcaccaacacacacccTTCCTCTCTGTGCACTGCTGACTGACCGTGTTATCTCACTAGCAGGTTGCTCCTCATGTTGGCTGTCTGCGGTATCACCATTGTTTAGGTTCTCTTTTAGTGAGTCACTCAAGTTGGCCAGTGATGTCACCACATTGGCTAGTGTCCCCAAGTCCCCCTGACTAGACTCCATCtgaagacaaatgaaacaatgcAATCATTATTATCTGTAGACAAAAAATAGGGTGTTGTTCAGTGTGAGCATCAATGCTGTGGCAGGTCAGTTCATCCATACAGTGCAAATGTTGTAGGTTCTGGCCatgcagaaatgcaaaaataacacaatgaagataaataaaaatgcagtgtCTGCCCAAGTTTTCAAGCTCAAACTTAGCTTACCCTGTAATACAATGATAACAGCCTCATAATGCAATAGCAAAAATGAATCATGCTTCTATTACAAGAAGCaaaaggagacagacagcagcagaacaagcagATGATGTGTTTAAAGTAAATGCAGCTTTACCTTTGAGTCAGTGGCCAGCAGCAAAGTTCCATCACTCTGGATGACCGGCTGCTGGATATTAACCAGCATCCCCTGGTCCAGCAGGCTGGATCTGCACCACGCAGAGCATCATCAAAACCCAGTTTGTATAACATTaacaccagcagcaacagctgagAGATAAATCAACACACCAAGCCCAGGCCTGAGATCTGTCTGTAACTTTAACTGTCACTGACCTGGAACCATCTGCCTCTGTATCGGAGATAAAGGTTGGCGTGGCGATGAGTGGACTGTTTAGGTCCTTGCGAATGTAGATCTTTTGGGTGGAGGCAGCACAGTTGGCATGCTTTTCTCTGGGCACTACATCAATGGGTTTTCTCTCACTCTGGACAGCTGAGGATAAGCAGCAcgcaaacaaactgcatttacTTTATCCAGTagttataataattaaaattatgCCAGAGGAAAGTTCTTCCGGGGATGCATTATTCAGGTTTATGCAGTGTTAACCTAATGTGACATTTAGTACCACACAGAATGCAATTTAAAAGCACAGAATATCAGAAAGAACAGTTCGAACAGTATGGGTTACCAAGATGTTTTTAGTGCAATAATTTACTGACATTTATGCAATATTTTCCAATAATTCTTAGCTGCATAGAACAATGATTCTTGGTAATATCATTAACAACTTTTCTGTAACAGAAACTAATGCTCATAACGAAATGATGATCTTCCCAAGCTTTTGTTCTCTACAGATCTGATGATGATGCCCGAAGGTCCACAAGCTGGATTAAAAAGCATCCTGTATGCACAATTCATGTCAACACAAGTTCCAGTTGCTGTTTAGAGATGAAGTGAATTCAGCTGTTTAATACTTTTCAAGAATTGCAAATAACCTGATAATACCTGACTTGCTTCTGTGTAATATTGTACTTAGGCTGACATGTTTTCGCATGGTAACCTGGATTTGGATACAAACTCACATTCAGTCTTCATCCCCATCTTAAGGCATTTCCTCAACCGACAAAACTGGCAACGATTGCGGTGGTGTTTGTTGATGACGCAGTCTTGTTTGCTGCGACAGCTGTAGGTCAGGTTCTTCCTCACGCTCCGCTTGAAGAAGCCTTTACATCCCTCACAGCTGACCGCTCCATAGTGACGCCCTGAATACAGAGAAAGTGTGTGACTCACTGTGTCAGATTTAGCAG
It includes:
- the nr2c2 gene encoding nuclear receptor subfamily 2 group C member 2 — its product is MTTNLNLLSQQKVDSEHEAEVSSSPSDSVMSESPQRFQVISAEPATTPQQIQIVTDQQTGQKIQIVTAMKPPSAPKQQFILTTADSSGAGKVILASPDTHNTKQLIFTATDSLMPGRIQIVTDPVSMERLLGQSGDLSRPQPVEYCVVCGDKASGRHYGAVSCEGCKGFFKRSVRKNLTYSCRSKQDCVINKHHRNRCQFCRLRKCLKMGMKTESVQSERKPIDVVPREKHANCAASTQKIYIRKDLNSPLIATPTFISDTEADGSRSSLLDQGMLVNIQQPVIQSDGTLLLATDSKMESSQGDLGTLANVVTSLANLSDSLKENLNNGDTADSQHEEQPASEITRAFDTLAKVFNPHEVGVEQRLADKSLQCVSGTTIQLIGRDQETPIIEVEGPLLTDSHVSFKLTMPSPMPEYLNVHYICESASRLLFLSMHWARLIPAFSALGQEANTSLVRACWNELFTLGLAQCAHVMNLSTILTAIINHLQSSIQDDKLSSERVKQVMEHVWKFQEFCNSMTRLETDSYEYAYLKAIVLFSPDHPGVDSSGQIEKFQEKALMELQDYVQKTYPDDTYRLTRILTRLPALRLMNSSITEELFFTGLIGNVSIDSIIPYILKMETAEYNSQDSDPTD